CCGACCTGCGCGTCGGCCGTGAACAGACCGAAGTCCTCGTAGATGCGGCTGGTCTTCGGGTTGTAGTTGCCCGTGCCGACGTGGGAGTAGTGCTGGAGCTTGCCGTCCTCCTCGCGGATGACGAGGGCGAGCTTGCAGTGGGTCTTCAGGCCGACCAGACCGTAGACGACGTGCACGCCGGCCTTTTCCAGCTTGCGGGCCCAGACGATGTTGTTCGCCTCGTCGAAACGGGCCTTCACCTCGACCAGGGCGAGCACCTGCTTGCCGGCCTCGGCGGCGTCGATGAGCGCCTGCACGATCGGGCTGTCGCCCGACGTGCGGTACAGCGTCTGCTTGATCGCCAGCACGTGAGGATCGCGGGCCGCCTGCTCGAGGAACGCCTGCACGCTGGTCGTGAACGACTCGTACGGGTGGTGCACGAGCACGTCGGACTTGCGGATCGCCTTGAAGATGTCGGCGCGCGAGTTGGATCCGGTGGGCTGGAAGGCCACGGCCGTGGTGGGCAGGTGCGGCGGGTAGCGCAGGTCCGGCCGGTCGATGCGGGACAGGTCGAAGAGACCGCGCAGGTCGAGAAGGCCCGGCAGGCGATAGACCTCGAGGTCCGTGATGTCGAGCTCGCGGACCAGCAGGTCCATCGTGACCTCGTCCATGTCGTCGGTGATCTCGAGACGGATCGGCGGGCCGAAGCGTCGGCGGAGGAGCTCCGCCTCGAGAGCCTGGATGAGGTTCTCGCTCTCGTCCTCCTCGATCTCCACGTCTTCGTTGCGGGTGAGCCGGAACGCGTGGTGGTCGAGCACCTCCATGCCGGGGAAGAGGTCGCCCAGGTGGTTGGCGATCAGCTCCTCGAGGCGCAGGAACCTCTTGATCTCGCCGTGACCGGGGACCTCGACGAAGCGCGGGAGCATCGGCGGCACCTTGAGGCGGGCGAATTCCTGGCGGCCGGTACGGGCGTTGCGGATGCGGATGGCGAGGTTCAGCGAGAGACCGGAGATGTACGGGAAGGGGTGGGCGGGGTCGACCGCCAGGGGCATCAGCACGGGGAAGACCTGCGCGCCGAAGTAGTCCGACAGCGCGGAGCGCTCCTCCTCGGCGAGCTCGGACCAGTCGGTGATCTCGATCCCGGCATCCGCGAGGGCGGGACGGACGAGGTCGGTCCATGCCGCGGCATGGCGCAGCTGCAGGGCGTGCGCCTCACGGGAGATGTCGGCGAGGGCGTCGACGGGGGAGCGGCCGATGTTCGTGGGCACCGCGAGGCCGGTCATGATGCGTCGCTTGAGACCCGCGACGCGGACCATGAAGAACTCGTCGAGGTTGCTGGCGAAGATCGCCAGGAAGTTCGCCCGCTCGAGCTCGGGCAGTGACGGATCCTCGGCGAGCTCCAGCACGCGCTGGTTGAACGCCAGCCAGCTCAGCTCCCGGTCGAGGTACCGGTGGTCAGGGAGCAGGGCGTCGGGCGACTCGACGGCGTCGAAGTCGTCGTCTTCGGCGTCACCGAGGCCGGCGTCGGTGAGTGCGGGATCGATCATGGGGTACATCTAATCACCGCGAGGTGACGCGCGTGTGAACGGACCCGATCCGTTACCGGGCTGCCGCCACGGTCTCGTCTTCGTACACGTTGAACCGGTAGCCGACGTTGCGCACCGTTCCGATGATCTGCTCCTGGTCGCCCAGCTTCGCGCGGAGGCGGCGCACGTGCACGTCGACCGTGCGGGTGCCGCCGAAGTAGTCGTAGCCCCACACCTCGCTGAGCAGCTGCTCACGCGTGAAGACGCGCGACGGGTGGGTCGCGAGGAAGTGCAGCAGCTGGAACTCCTTGTAGGTGAGATCCAGCGGCTTGCCGCGCAGCTTCGCGGAGTAGGACTGCTCGTCGATCGTGACGCCGGAGGCCTGCACCCTGGAGGGTTCGGCGACCTCGTCGCGGCGGGCGAGCGCGAGCCGGATGCGCGCGTCGATCTCGGCGGGGCCGGCGGTCACGAGCAGGACGTCGTCGATTCCCCAGTCGCCGGAGAGGGCGCTCATGCCGCCCTCCGTGACGACGAGGAGCAGCGGGGCATCCTGTCCGGTGGCGCGGAGGAGGCGGCACAGCGACTTCGCGCCGACCAGGTCGTGGCGGCCGTCGACGACCACGACGTCATAATCCGGGGCGCTGACGAGCTGCGCGGGTTCGGCGGGGATCTGGCGGACCCGGTGGCTGAGCAGTTCGAGGGCGGGCAGAACCTGCTCCGACAGCGGAGCGTTGGTCAGAACCAGCACCAGGGCCACGCGCACTCCTCACCGGCGCGGGGGTCGACGCCGTGCCGCCATGATACCGGCACCGGATGCGCAACAATGGTGTCATGTCCGAACCAGCGCTCGCACCGCGTAATGCCCTCGTCGGCGTGGTCGCCGTGTGGGTCACCGCCTTCGTCGCGACCGTGGCCGTCGGGATCTTCGTGCCGGAGGAATGGCGCGTCCCGTGGATGCTCGTCGCCTTCGGCGGCATCGTGCTGCTCTCGTTCGCCGTGCAGCTCTGGTACGGCCGCACCCAGGGGTTCATCTTCCGGGTGGCCGGCAGCGTCA
This genomic interval from Microbacterium sp. LWH11-1.2 contains the following:
- a CDS encoding RNA degradosome polyphosphate kinase, coding for MIDPALTDAGLGDAEDDDFDAVESPDALLPDHRYLDRELSWLAFNQRVLELAEDPSLPELERANFLAIFASNLDEFFMVRVAGLKRRIMTGLAVPTNIGRSPVDALADISREAHALQLRHAAAWTDLVRPALADAGIEITDWSELAEEERSALSDYFGAQVFPVLMPLAVDPAHPFPYISGLSLNLAIRIRNARTGRQEFARLKVPPMLPRFVEVPGHGEIKRFLRLEELIANHLGDLFPGMEVLDHHAFRLTRNEDVEIEEDESENLIQALEAELLRRRFGPPIRLEITDDMDEVTMDLLVRELDITDLEVYRLPGLLDLRGLFDLSRIDRPDLRYPPHLPTTAVAFQPTGSNSRADIFKAIRKSDVLVHHPYESFTTSVQAFLEQAARDPHVLAIKQTLYRTSGDSPIVQALIDAAEAGKQVLALVEVKARFDEANNIVWARKLEKAGVHVVYGLVGLKTHCKLALVIREEDGKLQHYSHVGTGNYNPKTSRIYEDFGLFTADAQVGKDLTRLFNELSGYAIEKKFKRLLVAPLHLRKGLVRQIDAERKNAEAGKPAHIRIKVNSMVDEEIIDALYRASAAGVKVEVWVRGICSLRTDLEGISDNITVRSILGRYLEHSRIFAFENDGDPQVYIGSADMMHRNLDRRVEALVRVSDPAHLKELLSFFDLAMDAGTTSWHLGAEGVWTRHAEDADGKPLVDLQDKTMGLIQRRRRARAVR
- a CDS encoding response regulator transcription factor encodes the protein MALVLVLTNAPLSEQVLPALELLSHRVRQIPAEPAQLVSAPDYDVVVVDGRHDLVGAKSLCRLLRATGQDAPLLLVVTEGGMSALSGDWGIDDVLLVTAGPAEIDARIRLALARRDEVAEPSRVQASGVTIDEQSYSAKLRGKPLDLTYKEFQLLHFLATHPSRVFTREQLLSEVWGYDYFGGTRTVDVHVRRLRAKLGDQEQIIGTVRNVGYRFNVYEDETVAAAR